Genomic window (Polyangia bacterium):
GACCACATCGATGAGACCACCAATCGGGGGATGTCCGAAATCGAAGCGCGGCTCGCAGCCACCACCGCTGATCTCGATGCGGCCAAGCAGATGTACCTTCGCCACGTCGATCGTCCCAGCGAGGCTGTCGCCTGGCGGCAAGTCCTCATCATGCTGGGCCGCTTTGACGGGGCCATCGGCCACATCATGCCGATTTCCCGCCATAACTTGGACGCCCAGGCCAGGGCCGAATCAAGAATCATGCGTTCCGATTACCAGCAGCTCGATGACCAGTTCAAGGAATTGCTCCGTATCAACCGGGCGGGCGCGGCCGAGTCCATGCAACAGATCTCGAACCTGCGTCGAACCACCGACATCGCTGTTTTGGGCCTGCGCATCGGCGAGCTGTTGGCGCTGGGCCTTCTTGGCTGGTGGGCGGCCCGCCGCATCACCCTTTACGAAAACCAGCTATTGGAATACGCCCAGGCGCTGGCGGATCAGAACCGCAACCTGGACGCCTTCGCCGGTCGCGTGGCCCACGACATCAAGAACACGCTAGCACCGATCGCCCTTTCTCCCCCGCTGCTTCGCCGCTGGGCCGGAAATGGGCAGCGGGTCAGTGAGATCGCTGACCGAACCGAACGCGCCACCGGCCGGGCGGTGGCGGTGGTCGACGCCCTGCTGGCCTTCTCGCGGTCTTCGTACGTCGAGGAGGACGAGGAATGCTCCGGGCTGCACGCCGCCGTGCAAGACGTCGTCGACGAGCTGTCGCCGCTGGCCCGCCAGATCGACGCCTCGATCACGATTGGCGAGCTGCCCGATGCATTCCTCCGCTGCAGCCCTGGCCTTCTGCACATCGTGCTCGCAAACGTGATGGGGAACGCGGTGAAGTACCTTGATCAGCAAACCGAAAGAAAAGTCCGCGTCTCGGCCAGCGCAGACGGCGCCTCTTGCCGGATCGAGGTGGCCGACACCGGGCCGGGAATCCCGGCCAGCGCCCAGGCCAAGATCTTCGAGCCCTTCTTTCGCGTGGAAGGCGTCCGCGTGCCCGGCATCGGCATCGGGCTGGCCACCGTTCGACGCATCGTCGAAACCCGCGGTGGCCAGGTCACCGTCCGGTCGACGGAAGGTCACGGCGCCACGTTTTCCGTCTGGCTGCCATTCGCCCAGTCGCATCAGGAGCACTCTGGCCACCAGGCCGGCCGCACCAGCGCCGCCCACTCGTGACCAGGAAAAGTCCTATTTGTTTTGTGCGAATGAAATCGGCGACCCCGTCGGCGATCGCGTTGTTAATAGAACTCTTGCGAGGCAAATCAAATGACGATCCCACATCAGATTTGGATTCTGGAAGAGATGCTGGAGACCATGGAATCGCTCACGGTGGCAGGCCAGCGCCACAACATGGAAAAGGTCTTGGCGTGTCTGCGGCGAATCGGCGGCCCCGCGGTGGGCCTTAGCCCGCGCAACAATCAAACGTTCGTCCTGCTGCTGGAACAACTGTCCGATCAGGTTCGCCTCGCCATGCCCGACGTCGGCGAGTTCACCACGCGCGCCCGGGCGGTGGCCGCGCTGCTGTCGGCCGCCTGAGGTTGCACCTCGGCGCGCCGTGCCTATAGTGCAACCCGGAGGTTGCACATGGCTGACGACGCGTCTTCCGACCGGATCGAGAAGGAGATCACTTTACGCGCGCCAGTTTCGCGGGTCTGGAGGGCCATCGCCGACGCGACGGAGTTCGGCCGATGGTTCGGTGTCGCGCTGGACGGAGCGTTCGCGCCGGGGAAGACCATCACCGGCACGTTCGACGAGAGCCTGGCCGACGCGGCCGCCATGGCCGAATACCAGAAGCGGCTGGGGCTGGTGCCGTCGAGACTGAAGCCCCCCGGGCCCCACGCGGTGTTCGGCAGCGTCGAGCGGATCGAGCCGGAACGTTACTTCAGCTTTCGCTGGGTTCCCTTCGGCATCGACGCGGAGGCCGACCCGCAGAGCGAGCCGACGACGCTGGTCGAATTTCGGCTGGAAAAGGTGGCCGAGGGGACGCGGCTGACCATCGTCGAGTCCGGCTTCAGTCGGGTGCCGGCCCATCGGCGCGATCGCGCGTTTCGAATGAACCAGGGCGGCTGGGCAGCCCAGGCAGAAAATCTAGAAAAACATGTCGGGCACCAGTGAGCGGGCGGCCGCCGACCTGTTCTTCGCGCTCGGCGACAGGATGCGGTTGTCGGTCGTTCGACGGCTGATCGAAGGGGGCGGCGCCTCGGCGACATCCCTGTCGAACGGCGCGGCGGTGTCGCGGCAGGCGATCGCGAAGCACCTGCAGGTGCTCGAGGGCTCTGGCCTGGTCCGGCGCGAGAAGCGCGGCCGCGAGGTGCTCTACGCCCTGGAGACGCGACGCCTGGCAGACGCCCGGGCGTTCCTGGACGGCATCTCGGCCGGCTGGGACCGCGCGCTCGCGCGCTTGCGCCAGATGGTCGAGGAGCCGCCCAAAGAAGCCCGCGCGCGAAAAAAATGAAGCGCCTCCGCCGGAATCAGGGACCGATTCTGGTCGCCGGCGGCGAATCCGTTCAACGGCAAGGGACTCAGCCGTCGGAAGGAGGAAGCGAGTGGCTTGCGCGAGGTCCTCCGTATTCTCTGAGCGCGTAGCTCTTCTTGCCTTCGGCGAGGAGGCGCCCGCCGATGCGGCGGATCTCCTGTTCCCCTTGGCGCAAAGCTTTCGCGCTGGTGTGAACGGAGTAGCTGCCCAGGGCCAGCTCGTGCCGATGCGGAGGCGCTGAGCCGAGCACGAACACCGTGTCTCCCTCGGCGAGAAAGTCGATCGACGCCTCGGAGGGCTCGAAGATCGCGATCTCCCCGCCGAGAACGGCGGTCGGGGTCCGAAGCAGACCCTGGTGTACCGCGACCCAGGCCACCTCGTGCCCCTCGGGGGGTTCGTAGGACCAACGCTCGCCGGCCTTCAGGCTCACGACGAGGTAGTTCATGGCAGGCGCGTCGATCGGGCTTTTCAGCCGCTGGCCGTGCGAGCCCAGGATGACACGAACGGGGCCGTCGACGGGTAACTCCTCGGGCATCACATAGTGGCTGGCGTTGGGCGCGTTCTCCAGCTCGGGCGGCAGCGCGACCCACAGCTGGAATCCTTTCACGCCCTCCGGCTCGGCTTCGCCGGTGTGCCAGACGCCGTTGCCTGCGCGCATCCACTCGACACTCCCGGCCGACAGCACGCCGGACTTCCCCGTTGTTTCAGCGTAACGGACCGCGCCCTCCAGCACGACGGTCACCGTGGCGATGCCCGAGTGCGGGTGCCAGCCGAGCTCCATCGGCATGCTGGGCCCCTGCCCGCCGATGTGGAAATGATCGAGAAAAACGAAGGGCTTGATGAGCTGACCGAGATCGGAGGGGCTCACCAGCCGCGTGATCGGGCCGCCTGTGTCGCCTCGCGTACGGTAGATGATCTTGCGCGTGGGTTGCTGCGTCTTCTGGAGCTGATTGGCGAACATCACTAATTCCTCTTTGTCGTCGCGGTTGGGGCGGCTATTTATGCTCGGCCGCTCGTTGCCCCTTTAAATACGACCGTCTTGCCCATCGAACTAGATGGGTAGATATAGATTCACTGTTCCGTCAATGGAACGCTGACCGGTTCCTAACGGGCGAAGCTACAGCCCTGAAACATCCAGCGCAGCGAAGTGGGAAAATCCCGCTCTCCATCGATCGGCGGCGAGTGCCCGTTCGGTCCCACGACGAGACGAGTGTCATTGCCCTTGGCGGTGAGGGCATTGAAGAGATTGGTCAGAATCGTCTTCCAGCTCCCACGGTTGTCGGTCAGATCATTGTCGCAAGTGGTGAGGCTGACGCGCAGGTTGTGCTTTGGCGACATGTTCACGATGTCGACCCAGTTGACGTTGCCGTACATGGCCACGTTGGCAGCGCCGACACTGGCGCTGTGACCTATGAATTTGTGAAAATTGTCCGGCCTTTTCCAGACCACATTCCAGCCTTGTCCGCCGCTGGCGCTGTAACCGATGATCACCCAGGCGTTCGGATCGTTCGAGACGCTGTATTTGCCAGTAATGACCGCCGGGATGATCTCCGAGACCAAAAACGTCGGATATTTGTCCAGAGGCGGATCGTAGGTTTGCACGCGATCCCCGTCCGATGGCGGATCGATGAAAAGACCCACCGTCGGCGGGATGGTCCCGGCGGCGGTCAAATTGTCGAGCACCGTCTGGGCGTGGAAGTCGCTCAGGTACTGGCCGCCGTCACCGAACACCAGCAAGGTCGCCGGCTGGCCCATCACATAATTGGCCGACGTGTAAATGACGTAAGGAAAGTGTTTGCCGAACGTGCTGCTCAGAAAACTCGCTTTCGGGGTCAGCTTGCCTGCCATTGCGCCGGCGCTGAGCTTCCATTCGGGAGGATCGCCGGTCGTCAGTCGAGACTGGCCGTTGCCCGTTGTGCCGGGGTTACAGACAAGCTGTCCGACGACGGCACCGACGTCCATTCCTGCGTCCGCGCCGGGCGGCGCCAGGCCGTCCGGTCGATCGGCGTCCCCTTGCCGGGAACCATCTCCAGCGTCGGCGCCAACGTCGGTGCTGGCGTCAGCGCCACCGGCGCCGGCGTCCTCGGCGGGAGAGCCGCTCGAGTCCGCGTTGTCGATTGCCTGGTCTCCGCCGCCGTTCTCTCGGGCGCCGGAATCTTCGGCGCCCGGTCCTGCGCTTGGCCCGCCACAGGCTCCGACCTGCAACAAAGCGCAGGCAGACAAAATTCGATAGATCCGCTTCATCACAGCGCCGAATTTATTGGGC
Coding sequences:
- a CDS encoding HAMP domain-containing sensor histidine kinase, encoding MDMTPLPSAEQSRKTLGLGLAVVAVILVSEALVDAYLTGSAQTRAQQIERQSMAGVELVDRIIRDVNQQRVLIDDHIDETTNRGMSEIEARLAATTADLDAAKQMYLRHVDRPSEAVAWRQVLIMLGRFDGAIGHIMPISRHNLDAQARAESRIMRSDYQQLDDQFKELLRINRAGAAESMQQISNLRRTTDIAVLGLRIGELLALGLLGWWAARRITLYENQLLEYAQALADQNRNLDAFAGRVAHDIKNTLAPIALSPPLLRRWAGNGQRVSEIADRTERATGRAVAVVDALLAFSRSSYVEEDEECSGLHAAVQDVVDELSPLARQIDASITIGELPDAFLRCSPGLLHIVLANVMGNAVKYLDQQTERKVRVSASADGASCRIEVADTGPGIPASAQAKIFEPFFRVEGVRVPGIGIGLATVRRIVETRGGQVTVRSTEGHGATFSVWLPFAQSHQEHSGHQAGRTSAAHS
- a CDS encoding alpha/beta hydrolase-fold protein, with product MKRIYRILSACALLQVGACGGPSAGPGAEDSGARENGGGDQAIDNADSSGSPAEDAGAGGADASTDVGADAGDGSRQGDADRPDGLAPPGADAGMDVGAVVGQLVCNPGTTGNGQSRLTTGDPPEWKLSAGAMAGKLTPKASFLSSTFGKHFPYVIYTSANYVMGQPATLLVFGDGGQYLSDFHAQTVLDNLTAAGTIPPTVGLFIDPPSDGDRVQTYDPPLDKYPTFLVSEIIPAVITGKYSVSNDPNAWVIIGYSASGGQGWNVVWKRPDNFHKFIGHSASVGAANVAMYGNVNWVDIVNMSPKHNLRVSLTTCDNDLTDNRGSWKTILTNLFNALTAKGNDTRLVVGPNGHSPPIDGERDFPTSLRWMFQGCSFAR
- a CDS encoding pirin family protein; translated protein: MFANQLQKTQQPTRKIIYRTRGDTGGPITRLVSPSDLGQLIKPFVFLDHFHIGGQGPSMPMELGWHPHSGIATVTVVLEGAVRYAETTGKSGVLSAGSVEWMRAGNGVWHTGEAEPEGVKGFQLWVALPPELENAPNASHYVMPEELPVDGPVRVILGSHGQRLKSPIDAPAMNYLVVSLKAGERWSYEPPEGHEVAWVAVHQGLLRTPTAVLGGEIAIFEPSEASIDFLAEGDTVFVLGSAPPHRHELALGSYSVHTSAKALRQGEQEIRRIGGRLLAEGKKSYALREYGGPRASHSLPPSDG
- a CDS encoding metalloregulator ArsR/SmtB family transcription factor yields the protein MSGTSERAAADLFFALGDRMRLSVVRRLIEGGGASATSLSNGAAVSRQAIAKHLQVLEGSGLVRREKRGREVLYALETRRLADARAFLDGISAGWDRALARLRQMVEEPPKEARARKK
- a CDS encoding SRPBCC family protein, which translates into the protein MADDASSDRIEKEITLRAPVSRVWRAIADATEFGRWFGVALDGAFAPGKTITGTFDESLADAAAMAEYQKRLGLVPSRLKPPGPHAVFGSVERIEPERYFSFRWVPFGIDAEADPQSEPTTLVEFRLEKVAEGTRLTIVESGFSRVPAHRRDRAFRMNQGGWAAQAENLEKHVGHQ